TTGAGTACAAAGCCACATGAAATGTTTGTAGTTCAACGGCGTTGTACCCGTGATAATTAGTGCTTTTATTTGCAAAGctaaaaaaattccattaagcataccgattggcttgaactacttcctgattcgatttaactatgtgcgtttgtctgttcgtccatgttttcttgtaatcaaggtacaggtcgcattcattcttctgtaaATATTACTGAAACAATACGCGAACTGACCTATAGTGACCTACCAATattgaaaagtacgcgaacacacttatagtgttctatttgtctatcctttcaagaatgtattttttgacattttaaacacaaaTAGAAATGTTAATATGTTTAATTAGCTGTGTCTTTATAACCATAATCGTTTCCTCTAAAATCGACCACTAAGTAAATGAGTAGAACATTGTCGTCCATGTCGCAATTAATATTTatgaatacatatttatatatatgtactccGTTACAATCGGGGACATTTTTCCTTGCAATGTATCGGGTATTATGAGGACACTTGAGTACAAAGCCACATGAAATGTTTGTAGTTCAACGGCGTTGTACCCGTGATAATTAGTAACGAGGATGGCAACCCTGGgttgagaaaaataattttaaaatggaaaaaaaggatGGAAATAGCGTatacatatgaaaaaaaataataattttataattaataataatagagctttcaaacgaaccaataaactaatttttttttaaaatgtccTCGAAAGTCCAGTGTCCCCGAAAGTCACGGTACATGACAAAACTTTTGAGGACTGTCCCCAAAAAGccaaaatgttctcaaaagtACCGGTAGATAGGAAAAGTGTCCCCAAAAGTCTcagtacacatacatatatatatatatataaatatatatatatatatatatatatatatatatatatatatatatatatatatatatatatatatatatatgtatatatatatatatatatatatatatatatatatatgaatagaTGACACGATCCGCATCAATTGGCTGCCGGTCCATAGCGGAATAAGAGGTAATCAAAGAGGAAATGATTTGGCAATCAGGCCAAGAGGattgccgccaataaacttggttaacctgaattctttcgggtcgacgcagtccgagataaGTCCGTTGTCGCTTGTATATGTTACAAGCGACAACGGAATGAATTTTGAGGGAATCGACAAGGAATTGAAAAGAAATACTACGTTTATTGATTTTGACTCTGTAACGAGTAAACTAGCTCTACTAGGAATTAAATGGATATTTAAAAAAGCCCATACAATCAGTAAAGAAGTGTTTAGCTGTAATTGAGAAGGAAAAGGCGCCGTAAGTGGAAACGTTCAGATGTTCTCTACTAAAAGccaaaaaaattgtgaattcaTGCCCATTGACACATTTACCAATCTCTTTGAAAGAAACCGAACCAATTACACCTATCATATCATACTTGGATGTACGAATTCAACTCAAACTCCATCACCATATCACGCTAAGAATCTTTGTCCGCGTAAGCagtgaaaaatacaaaaaaactaaAGGACTGCTGGTGGCGACGTTGGATCCAGGTATATTTGCCTTACTTGACCAGAAGATTTAAATGGTTATTGCCATCTAATCCGATATCAATTGGAACGGTTGTCTATTTAATTGACCCTTTCATTGCAAGAAACGAATAGCACGATTTGTCAAACTTTTTCATTGGAATGATGGAATCGCAAGAACGGCAGAAATCCAGACATCAACTGTGTTGCTCAAGAGACTATTGGCGATATTAGATACAAATTAGTTAAGAATATTTGTAAATCTTATACAAAATATAGTTATATATGGGGGCCAGGatgttaatttaaaaaaataattaacgtTTTAACATAGCAGGCTTTGAAACTAAATATGTATATCTCTTTAACATAGTAGGCTTTCAAACTGAATATATGTAGAAATGATTTTTAGTTTTGTCGTAGTTGATTTGAAATTCGAATTGAACGGAGTAAATTGTTTCGTAAGTTTTTAGGTATCTTtttcatatatgtataccaACTTATTGTAATTCATGtcgggtattgtgtccccacttaagtgcgGTGTCtgctagacgcgaaagccgggcaatgagataggaaatgctccaacgtctcatcatcctccGCACAAGCCCTACGCATGCTCtaattgccgcaccgattttgtgtAAGTGAGCTCTTAGAtcttagtgttccgttatgattccGAAAGCttaactgacctccttcttgctaccTTTCAGGAATTGCCTCGTCTTATCAAGATCTTGATCTGCTCATAGGATTTTTCGTCGTGCTTTCGTCTACCACTCCCttatctcggactgcgtcgacccgaaagaattcaggttaaccaagtttattggcggcaatCCTCTTGGCCTGATTGCCAAATCATTTCCTCTTTGATTACCTCTTATTCCGCTATGGACCGGCAGCCAATTGATGCGGATCGTGTCAtctattcatatatatatatatatatatatatatatatatatatatatatatatatatatatatatatatatatatatatatatatatatatatatatatatatatatatatatatatatatatatatgaaattatAGATTAAAATGATCAATACATAATTAGaaggtcacgaaaagtcttagagtgtaagaaggatataAACGCCTttctgaggatgacacgatcCGCATCAATTCTCTGTCATCGTTATCATAATAAGTAATGATAAAACCTTATTTTTCGAGCATTATTGGTACAATTTGCTAATCGCCATCCAGCTTTGATAATCCCGTTGTTCAATCATGGATTCAGAGTCCTCAAAGCAGTATCCTTCGTCACAGTTCCCATATTTTCTAAGGAAGTAGCCATCATGaaaactttgttgttgttggtatttAATGACGTACATTTCGTCAATGTTTTCTTCATCAGAACTCAGTTCTCCGGCAATTTTCTGTCCTCTTTTAGATTTTCTTCGCAAATTTTCAATATATCTCAAAACATAggccataattttttttgtataggcGATAATTGAAAAATCTTTCAAATTCAGAATAAATTAAAATCTGTTCTTTAAGTACAACGCAGACACATTTCGCACGTAATTCCTCAGAACTTTCCTTGGTTTTTTTCCCCAAGTTttgttttggccaattttcTTCAACGTCATAGAGGAATTACGGTCCAATTGCCCATTTAATATTCAGGTTGTTGGAAACATTACTCTGGTTGGTTCATCCTCAGAATTTTCTTTACAACGTATCCAACTACTTACTTGTCTCCAATATTTGCGACACTCGGTTAGCGACAAAGTGCTTATACCTACGATGGTCGGATCGTATTCAAAGTATTACATAATTTGAATCGCTCCAAAAGTAAATATTGCGTATTTTAATGCGTATACGTTTGTGACTTCTCCACGACGTTCTTTAGCCTAACTCCCATTGTAGCTTTTTGTAATTCTAACTCAGGTATATTTTGGTAAAAGCAGGAGCACATGACGTTTTACCCATGATAAATATGACTCGAACTCCGTGCTTAGTTTCTAATCTCCAATTTACCTAATTTCATAGCAAACGTGAGTGAATGAAATTTAGCTGTTGgtctgctaaatttcattcactCACGTTTGCTATGAAATTAGGTAAATGGGAGATTAGAAACAAAGCACGGAGTTCGAGATTCGAAGAATCTTGTTTTCCTTTCAATCAACGTGAACTTTATCCTAGACCTCTGCGTCATCAAATGTCCCCATAACTTAAAACGAGTTTGGTATGATATACCTAACCTCGAAACCaccgtttttattattttttattgagcATTATGATTCTTGACGAACTGTGCTATAGTCGGTGTAGCCCCAATTAATTCTCTGCATGACGTATACTTCCCTTGGTTTCGAAGCATCGCCCGAACgccataaaaatttttgtcagtGCTCATCATCTTTCACTATTTTAATCTGgtgaaacattttcagcgaacAAGCCTAATACCAGGTTTATTTGTATTAATAACTCCAAAGTGAGGTAAATGAAAAGTCTTGGAGGTTACATTTAATACTTCATATTTCGACAACTTTCTAGCATACTCTTTCTTCGAGTAATCTTCAAtcttttacaatatttttgaGAGTATTCTGCATATTTCGCCATCTTATTCTCAAAGGCGAAAGCTTTCGGATGATTAAAAATCTTTCTTCCAGAGTAAACTACACTTAAATCGATCGTCAGTCTTATGGATGGAACTTTGAGCAATATCCAAGGCACGTTTCTCTTCCTTCGAAgtaagtgttttggtatcagccTTAGGCCAAGGTTTCCATGTTAAAATATTCTTCCATCATACTTTGCATATCTTCTTCCAATCAATTATTGGTACAATTTGCTAATCGCCATCCAGCTTTGATAATCCCGTTGTTCAATCATGGATTCAGACTCCTCAAACTTTGAACTTTGAGCAATATCCAAGAACTTTGAGCAATATCCAAGGCACGCTTCTCTTCCTACGAAgtaagtgttttggtatcagccTTAGGCCAAGGTTTCCATGTTAAAATATTCTTCCATCATACTTTGCATATCTTCTTCCAATCGATTTGCCATAAAAATACGTTTACAAAACGCATGCGATGAATCATCTTCGGCCCGTAAACAATCTATTCTAatattgttttgatttttatcaGACCAGAACTAGGTGATGTAACAGGAATTTCTAAAAGAGTTGCAGGAATGAATGATTTAGACTGATGATAATTTGTTGTTTTGCATTACTATAACATTCAAAAGTGATATGAGCAAGATGCGAATTCTCCAATGAACGACGAGGTATCGTGTATTTCACTTATTATCATCTTAACATTTGCTAGATTGCTCATTCAACCACTGGATAttcaaagaatctttctcaACTTTTACACCAAGAAGACTTGAAAGATCTTTATCGATTATGGTACCATTTGCTCCATCATCAACAAACGCAAATGTCCTTACCATAATGATTGGaaccaattgaaaaaaaaaacaacacctcGGTCCCGACCAACATGGCAGTTTCGCATTTCGGAATCGTTACTTCCACATGTCTTGTCTTCATGTAGTAGAAAATTATGCTTCTCATTGCACTTTGTACAACTTACCTTCTTAAAACATCGTGAAACTCTACGTCCAACTTTAAGGCAACAGAAACACAGACGTAAGCGCTTAATAATCTCAGTGGGTTTTCCATGTCAGAGTTTAAAAATATGTTACATTGATCTGCTTGATTGCAACCCCCTCCACATATGCCGCACATTTGAACTATAGTTAATGTTTGGTATATTTTCTTATTGTCGCCGGGCTTTTTGATTGTGGATTCTGTATTCGGAAGTGCATCCAAAACCACGTTCGCAACTTTGCGCAATGCAAGCAACCAGACACTTAAATCTGCAACAGTCGTTGGTCCACTCAACGGTAAACATTGCCCAGCCCATTGCACTTGTCGACTTTGAGGCAATTTGTTAACGAGTTGCACATTTGGTAAGAAAGTAACTATATTTATTATCTTATTCGCAAATACCACTAAACCCTCCATATCGCCGTATAGCAACAGATCTATTTTTTCGAATAGATAGAAACTTGGGTCTTTATAAGTAGCTCCGGCCGACCAAACGTCACTTCCAACATATGCACGGTTTCATCCACATTTGATGAATTTCAATGAATCACGAAGTCTCATAAGGCTCTGCATTGAGTATAGCCAAATTCGCTCGTAGTGCATCGAAATTCTTATAATAAAATAGCCCATTTTTCAGGAATGCCAGTAAATTTTGGTAGCAGATATAT
The Stomoxys calcitrans chromosome 3, idStoCalc2.1, whole genome shotgun sequence genome window above contains:
- the LOC106090317 gene encoding uncharacterized protein LOC106090317, whose product is MEGLVVFANKIINIVTFLPNVQLVNKLPQSRQVQWAGQCLPLSGPTTVADLSVWLLALRKVANVVLDALPNTESTIKKPGDNKKIYQTLTIVQMCGICGGGCNQADQCNIFLNSDMENPLRLLSAYVCVSVALKLDVEFHDVLRRNSCYIT